The sequence ggaaggattgatactccttgcagacagctggtcctttgcattctGTTTAGAGaggcattgaggccacttggaggtttatctgtatcctcagataAATGGGtccttccacacccatttgcaccagtcagatgaccccgaggacacagataaacctccaagtggcctcacccaccctctaaaaggatgcaaatgaccagctgtctgcaaggaggatatatccttcccttccccgccatccagtcagagctgaagaagcttcctggatgagaagtgaaacgtcttcaaaagaaaaaagaagaaagtccagttgcctggatgacagaatctccacagacaatcaGTTCCCTTTGGTTTCTTCATACCTCCTGTTCCACATATTGCAACAATTCGGTCCATGCGGTGAAGTCCAAAGGGTTATCTTGAGTGGCTCTCCAGTAGCGCTCAAACTCCAGAGGGTAGGTGATGGAGAGATCCTCCATGGGCTGGCTCAAGGCCATCATCATCCCCACATCTGAAGCAGGAGGCTGAGGGGTCTCCTCTCTGGCTGGCTCGGCCTGTAGGGTTGCTGTGTTGTTTTCCGGGCTATCCCCATTGACCTCTTGCATCGGCACGGCCTCGTCTGGCTTGGGAGGGCCATTACTCTCCTGATTCTGAAGCACCTCTTCGACAATGCCTGCGAAGAAATTAGAGAGTTTCCCAGTATTAATTTTCATCTACTTGTTGATTTGTTCTGCATCCTGGGGCTTCCTCCGAGTTGAGGATAACTTTCTatagagatacaggtagtcctctacttaaaggtaaaggttcccctcggattcattcccaactctagggggtggtgctcctctccgtttcaaagctgaagagccagcgctgtccgaagacgtctccgtgatcatgtggccggcatgactcaatgccaaaggcgtacggaacgctcttcccttcccaccaaaggtggtccctatttttgtacttgcattctttacctgctttcaaactgctaggttggcagaagatgggacaagtcatgggagctcaccccattacacggcagcatcagggattcgaaccgctgaactgccaacctttcgatcgacaagctcagagtctaagCCACTGAGGCACCATGTCCCAGTCCTCTACTTAGTCCCACAGTTGAGccaagaatttatgttgctaagtgagttttgccccattttatgacttttcttgccacatttattaagtgaatcactgcatattaaattagtaataccGTTGTTGAGCGAAGTGGGCTCCCAcactgaccttgcttgtcaggcgGTCGCAAAATGCGAATgcaacatgaccccgggatactgcaacatgTCATAAACATGAGACAGTTGTCAAGCCTTCAAATGCCAGTGAATCGACTGCTGACAGTAAATCGCGTGATCacaggggatgttgcaacggtcataagagtgaaaaatggtcataaataaagCCATagcggcgcagtggttaaaatgcattcGTACAGGCTACGTCTGCTGACTGCCACTAGTTTGGCAGTCTGAATCTCGCCAGGCTCCAGGTTGAATGATTCAaccgtccatccttccgaggtggataataTGAGGACGCAAAGTGTTGGgggaaaatgctgactctgtaaaaccgcttagagacggctgtaaagcactatgaagtactatataagtctaagtgctattgctactgtccttccgtccttccttccatcctgtttctttccttttcatttccttccttccatgcatccatccttcctgtttccttccttcctttcttcattctttatttccttccttccttccatgcatccatccttcctgtttccttccttGCATCCATCCTTCCTGTTTCCTTccatttcatttccttccttccttccatccatccttttcatttccttctttccatcctttatttccttccttccttccatgcattcatccttcctgtttccttccttccttttcatttccttccttccttccatccttttttatttccttccttccatgcatccatccttcctgtttcctttcatttcatttccttccttccttccatccatccttccttttcatttccttccttcccccccctcccgttACAATGCAGGATTGcacgctgactctgcccactgttaTCAGTTCAATCCTAACCAGCTCAAagccgactcagccttccatccttccgaggtggataaaatgaggacccccaactgttgcgggggtgtgtgtgtgtcaagaggctgactctgtaaaccgcttagagagggctgcaaaagcacagtgaagctgtatataagtctaaatgccatttcaatgccattgtaactgtcAACGGTCAGTGAGcgaaaccgttgtaagtcgacagTTTTAACTTCCTTAACGTACGACCACAGCGGAGTCCAGAACCATGTTCGTAAGTcatgggagagagacagacagaggcgaTCACCTCGCTTAACGACCACCGTCCCGTCATTAAGTGACTGCAGATtaggggggtttttttggtaaaaagttttattttttattttttaaatacaaagatTAAAACATTCCGTCTTTCCTTGTGCAGTGTATTATCTGGGTAGTACAAACAGATCTGTGCTGCATAGTCCCTCGTTTATCACATCTTTCACATTCACGTTATCATTAcatattaaacatttaaatacTGTAAAACTCTCCGTTTCCTTCTTAGCATCTTCTAGTTAATAATACCATATTGACATCAGATCTCATTATTCTCTCCATACACATGCTAACAATTTTCACCTTATTTATGTCTCTACCTTAATTTattttctactttaaaaaaaacaaaccattaagtgactgttcaaaggATTGTTAAAAAGGAGCAAAAAATCTCCTATTTCTATGCTCACGTTCCATATTTAAATTTTTTCTCCCGTTTAATTTGCATggctcctcccacctcctcccatTTGTATGaaacccctcccacccacccaccccccaacgaCAACCTGGAGCCATTGCAAGGCCGGGATCCAAGACAGTTGAGATTAGAGCCTCCCTGTCCAGGAGCAGTCTACCGTCCACCGAAGTTTGGGAAGTTCCGCTTTTCCCGCTAAAACTGGAGTCGGATCCGGACCCTTCAACCTCCCTGggtccccccccacccgccccctcATCCTTCCTCCGGTATCCCGGCAACGGCGCCCCCGAAACTCCTGTTTTTTCCACCCGCCCCGGGTTTCCCTCTCACCGGCTTCGGCCCTCGGGAGCTCTTCGACCCTTTCCGCCTCGCCGTGGCCGAGGGCGGCCGGCGCCTCCTCCGCTTCCTCCGCCATCTTCCCCGCCGCCGCCCGAACGCGCCGTCTCCCTCACGGATCCTCGTCGCGGGGTCCGGCGAGGCCGCACTACGCCTGCGCGGCCGCGATGACCCGGATGTTGTCGGCCAGGAAAGATTTCCTCCTGGCGAATGGGCGGGAAGCTTAGGGCAGCTCCCATAGAGAAGAAAAGGGTAGAGAGGTAGGTTTCCTGGAGGGGGAAACAATAGATAAGGATGCAAGAGCGGTCGGTCTCtttagatagatatgagagagagagagggagaaataatAGGTAGATTAGAATTAGATAGATTAGAATTAGATCGATAGAAGATaagtagatagatgagagagagagggagaaatgatagatgagagagagagagagagagagagagagaggaaaagtgatagatagataagaattagatcgatagaagatagatagatagatgagagagagagggagaaatgatagatagatagatagatagatagatagatagatagatagatagatagatagatagatagataatagatagattagAATTAGATCGATAGGAGAGgtaggtagatgagagagagggagaaatgatAGATTAGAATTAGATGATTAGAATTAGATAGATTAGAATTAGATCGatagaagataggtaggtagatgagagagagagggagaaatgatagatagatagatagatagatagatagatagatagatagatagatgagagggagaaatgatagatagatagatagatagatagatagatagatagatagagatagatagatagatagatagatagatagatagataagaattagatggatagaagataggtaggtagatagagagagagggagaaatgatAGATTAGAATTAGATAGATTAGAATTAGATAGATTAGAATTAGATTGATAGAAGATAGGaaggtagatgagagagagagagagagaggaagaaatgatagatagattagaattaGAGATTAGAATTAGATAGATTAGAATTAGATCGATagaagataggtagatagatgagagagagagggagaaatgatagatagataggtagatagatagatgagagagagagggagaaatagatagacagattaCAATTAGATCAATAGAAGATAGGAAGGTAGATCAAGAGGGAGAAATTATAGATAGATTAGAATTAGATAGATTGATTAGAATTAGATCGATAGAACATAGGTAGTGAATCACTGAGGTTGTTATGTGAATtgtacagtcattaagcaaatctgggtctcccattgactttgcttgtcgaaagctggctgggaaggtcacatgtGAGGGCAAATCACAtggattttgttatttgctaacTAACATAGTTaccttgtattttaatttgatttattctctctcttttaaaatgatgttcagATTTGTTAGCATTCCTAAACTGATAAATGCCGGGAGAAATGTCAACAGCCACTTAGATGTGCAGATGATACCAGACTAATggcagaaagggaagaggagctaAAAAGCcccttgatgtgggtgaaggaggagagtgcaaaagttggcttgaaactcaacataactaagatcatggcatgcagccctctcaattcctggcaaatagacggggaagaaatggaggtagtgacagattttattttcctgggctccaatttcactgcagatggggactgcacccaagaaattaaaagacgcttgctcctggggaagaaagccatggcaaatctagacagcgtactaaaaagcagagacatcaccctgccaacaaaagtgtgcatagtccaggcgatggtgttcccagttgcaatggatggctgtgaaagttggaccataagaaaggctgagaaccaaagaatggaggcctttgaactctggtgctggagaagactcctgcgaatcccttggactgcaaggccatccaaccggtcagtcctagaggagatcaaccctgactgctccttagaaggccagatcctgaagatgaaactcaaatcctttggccacctaatgagaaggaaggactcactggagaacagcctaatgctgggaaggatggagggcaaaagaagaagaagtggacggcagagaacaagacagctggatggagtcactgaagcagtcggtgtgagcttcaatggactccagaggatggtagaggacaggaaggcctggaggaacgttgtccatgggatcgcaatgggtcggacacaacttcgcaactaacaacagcaacaacaagctCATAAACAAACTGGAGACTACCTCCAGATAAGAAAATTTGTTAGTACAACTTGGGGTGTGGCTTATCTCTTTTGTGAACTCTAAACAACCTTTTCCCTAAGAATTACATCCCTTCTGATGTCAGACCTCATTTTAATGAACATGTGTGATACTACGCGATACAAATACATAATACGTTTGATCACATGTAACTGATTTCCTATGCAAAAGGGAAAGTTACTTTTATTCTGTCCAATCAACTTTCCTCTTGGATTTTGTTGTGTTAACTAAAAACGTGGGAAAACATCGGGCTCaaaattctctctccccccccttttttttttcatagagaCCCACTTTATCAGGGTACCCTaataaaactgcttttaaatgatcttccGACTCAGTTGCTTATTGGAAAGGTAAACTGAGGCAGAACCTAGAGCCAGATTTGGCTTtctcatgccggttgccaagcggctgaattttgatcatgtgaacgtAGGAATACTGTAGTAACAGTTATAAGTGAAAAACAAACAGCCCTGTCAGTTTTTTGAGTGCtgtttggtcactaaatggatggttgtaagtggaggattagtTCGATTTTCTTTGCTGAACTGTATAAATAGGACTACATCCTTTTGTCTGTGGGAATCCCACTATCCTCTGGAGGGAATTTCTCCATATTGTTCAATAAataagtggtgcggtggcctagaggtggagctctcgcctcacaatcgggaggctgtgagttcgatcctatggagaggcagatatttctctctctgggctctATGAGAATATGACTCCAcattggcgtcaggaagggcatctggccagtaaacactgaaCTCTATTCAATTGCCCAAACTCCACCCtgtaagggattatggggttattAAAAGACGATGCTGATGCTGATATTGTTGAATAAGTGTTAGCTGCAGTGAGCCCTGATTACTTTATGTTCGCTATCCAAATtttttattgcttaacacagtgtaagccgccctgagtcttcagagaagggcgggatataaatgcaaaaaaaaaaaaaacaacctttggtTTGGGTTCCTGCATTTGATTCCACAGAAAAGGTGGCAGAAGTTGGGATTCCTAATGTGCGAACTGGGTTATTTTGCAGTGTCAGGTTAAGAGACAAACTCTGGCCATTTAAAGTGCTCCGACCCACTTAACAGAACAgcacagaataacggagttggaagggaccttgtaggtcatctagtccaacccctc comes from Ahaetulla prasina isolate Xishuangbanna chromosome 17, ASM2864084v1, whole genome shotgun sequence and encodes:
- the LOC131186509 gene encoding uncharacterized protein LOC131186509; this translates as MAEREEELKSPLMWVKEESAKVGLKLNITKIMACSPLNSWQIDGEEMEVVTDFIFLGSNFTADGDCTQEIKRRLLLGKKAMANLDSVLKSRDITLPTKVCIVQAMVFPVAMDGCESWTIRKAENQRMEAFELWCWRRLLRIPWTARPSNRSVLEEINPDCSLEGQILKMKLKSFGHLMRRKDSLENSLMLGRMEGKRRRSGRQRTRQLDGVTEAVGVSFNGLQRMVEDRKAWRNVVHGIAMGRTQLRN